In Pelmatolapia mariae isolate MD_Pm_ZW linkage group LG8, Pm_UMD_F_2, whole genome shotgun sequence, one genomic interval encodes:
- the LOC134633475 gene encoding 5-hydroxytryptamine receptor 3C-like: protein MYSAFLILIILTDVTSCQKVCSYQDVLDYLNLTTDNSVFKLTRPVLDYTHPTKVELDIILYAILAVIWNNERISWDPDQFCGITHITIPREILWKPDVFIYEMIQTDDSPQSYYISVAYDGTITSEDDIKIVSTCKMDVHKFPFDTQKCNITIGSASHCVDEMRLSPFSNSSRATQFSREVMKTQGEWEFLQLSISKVNMTFENKLWENLIYTFSMKRRPLLHVINFLLPILFFLTLDLASFFIADHRGEKLGFKVTVLLAISVLLLILNDILPSMSNKTPLIATYCIVIFALMLLSLLETILVTHLIEKDSQVKLKVKNEHKKAKTNNSDAEDKRQTCCSCICIVSSDEQQHELLPVAEVVNNSNHTGEYHVLVLILEELKELKKALNLHLSGSEEGGKYVQWAARINRVFFIFYAVTVSLFLSLMYTEWNT, encoded by the exons ATGTATTCAGCTTTTCTCATCCTGATCATCTTAACTG ATGTGACTTCCTGTCAGAAAGTGTGCAGTTACCAGGATGTTCTGGACTATCTGAACCTGACCACAGATAACAGTGTGTTTAAACTGACGCGGCCTGTGCTGGACTACACACACCCCACCAAAGTAGAGCTGGACATCATCCTGTATGCCATCCTGGCTGTG ATATGGAATAATGAACGCATCTCATGGGACCCTGATCAGTTTTGTGGAATTACTCATATCACAATTCCTCGAGAAATCCTCTGGAAACCAGATGTCTTCATTTATGAGAT GATACAGACGGACGACTCCCCTCAGAGTTATTACATCTCCGTAGCCTACGATGGGACGATCACTTCTGAAGACGACATTAAGATTGTCAGCACCTGTAAGATGGATGTCCACAAGTTCCCCTTCGACACACAGAAATGTAACATCACCATTGGTTCTGCAAGTCACTGTG TAGATGAGATGCGACTTTCTCCTTTCTCCAACTCCTCCCGGGCCACGCAGTTTTCCCGTGAAGTGATGAAAACACAGGGAGAGTGGGAATTCCTCCAACTATCCATCTCCAAAGTCAATATGACCTTTGAAAATAAACTGTGGGAAAACCTCATATACACT TTCAGCATGAAGAGGAGGCCACTCCTCCACGTCATTAACTTCCTGTTGCCCATCTTATTCTTCCTAACCCTGGATCTTGCCTCCTTCTTCATCGCTGACCATCGAGGAGAGAAGCTGGGCTTCAAAGTCACCGTCCTGCTGGCAATCTCCGTTCTGCTGCTCATCCTGAACGACATCCTGCCCTCCATGTCCAACAAGACCCCACTCATAG CAACATACTGCATTGTGATTTTTGCCCTTATGCTGCTCAGTCTGCTGGAGACGATTTTGGTTACACATCTGATAGAAAAAGACTCCCAAGTCAAGCTCAAGGTGAAGAACGAACATAAAAAAGCCAAAACTAATAACAGCGATGCAG AAGACAAAAGACAGACCTGCTGTTCCTGCATCTGCATAGTGTCCAGTGATGAGCAACAGCATGAGTTACTGCCTGTTGCTGAAGTG GTTAACAACAGTAATCATACAGGAGAGTATCATGTGCTGGTGCTGATCCTGGAGGAGCTGAAGGAGCTGAAGAAAGCACTAAATCTGCACCTCAGTGGCAGCGAAGAGGGAGGGAAGTACGTCCAGTGGGCAGCCAGAATCAACAgggttttcttcattttctatGCTGTCACCGTgtcgctctttctctctctcatgtACACTGAGTGGAACACTTAG